A region of the Actinomycetota bacterium genome:
CCCGGCGGCATAGTACGGGCGAGACGTCGAGAAGACCGGGGCCCGTGTTCGAGGAACTGACCGACGACGAGCTGCTCCTGCTGGCCCGGACGCGTCCGGAAGCGTTCGGGGCGTTCTACCGACGGCACGCGGAGGCCCTTCTGCGGTTCTTCGCCCGGCGCACGTTCGACCCGGAGGCGGCCGCGGAGCTGACCGCCGAGACGTTCGCTTCGGCGCTCGCCGCTCGCGGCAGGTTCCGGCCTCGGGGCGGGGGAGCGGAGGCATGGCTGTACGGGATCGCCCGGCACCAGCTGGCCCACTTCTTCCGAAGGGGCGCGGTCGACGCCCGGGCCAGGCAGCGGATCGGCCTGCCGGAGCAGGAGGTGTCCGACGCGGACTACGAGCGGATCGAGGAGCTGGTGGACTTCGACCAGGTCCGCCGGGCCGTGGCGGACGCGTTCTCGCTGCTCTCGGACGAGCAGCGGGAGGCGGTGACGCTACGGGTGGTCGAGGGGCGGCCGTATGCGGAGGTCGCGGAGGCGCTGGTGTGTACGGAGCAGGCCGCCCGGGCCAGGGTCAGCCGGGGGCTGAAGCGGCTGTCCGGGCTGCTGGAAGGCCAGGTGCCAGAGCTGGGCGCGAAAGGAACGTGACGTGACGTGAAGACCGACATCGAGTACCTGCGCGAGCTGGAAGGGAACCTGATGGCTGCTGCGCGCCGGGAAGCGGAACCGGCGGCCGCGCCCGCGAGGAGGAGCCGGGCGTCGTGGCGGCGGGGGATGTCAGTACGGCTGGTGTCCGCCGGGGTGGCGGCATTCCTGGCGATTGCCGGCGGCATCGGGTATTTCGCCACGCGCGGCTCGTCCGCGTCCCTCGATCTCGCCTTTACCACCAGGTCGGCCGGGAGGGCCTCGTCCGGCGGGCCCGTTCCGGCGCGCCATTTGTCCCTTCAGGAACTCGCCCCGGCTGTGCCTGCAGCGGAACCCAGCCCGGCTTCCACCGGCCCACCCGGGCGCAGCACCCAACCATCGACGTCCAGCCCCGCCGGACCAATCGTCGGGCCGAGCATCGTGAAGACCGCCGCGCTGGCCGTCCGCGTGGCCAAGGGTAGCTTCGACCAGCAGTTCGCCAAGGCCACCGAGATCGCCGGAGCCAGCGGCGGCTACGTCGCCACGTCCAGCGTGGAGAACGGCAGGACCCACTCCGGCACCATCACCATCCGCGTGCCGGCGGACCGTTTCGAGGGGGTGCTCAACGAGCTCCGCAATCTCGGCCACGTGGACCGGGCGTCCATCTCCGGCCAGGACGTGACGGCGAAGTTCGTGGACCTCGCCGCACGCCTCCACAACTCCCAGGACAAGGTGACGGTGCTCCGACGGCTGCTGGCCAAGGCCCCCACGGTGACGGCGACGCTCCGGGTGAGCAACGCGCTGTCCAGCGCCGAGCTCGAGGTGGAGGAGCTCCAGGGCTCGATCCGGGCCCTCCAGAACCGCACCGACCTCGGGACCATCCAGCTCACGCTGTACGAGCGGGAGCCG
Encoded here:
- a CDS encoding DUF4349 domain-containing protein, with the protein product MKTAALAVRVAKGSFDQQFAKATEIAGASGGYVATSSVENGRTHSGTITIRVPADRFEGVLNELRNLGHVDRASISGQDVTAKFVDLAARLHNSQDKVTVLRRLLAKAPTVTATLRVSNALSSAELEVEELQGSIRALQNRTDLGTIQLTLYEREPQTPKPPQTTTHHTIGGAWKGAVKGFFGVVYSVVVGLGYLLPITLMLALVAVLIWLGVRRARDRVAA
- a CDS encoding sigma-70 family RNA polymerase sigma factor, with protein sequence MFEELTDDELLLLARTRPEAFGAFYRRHAEALLRFFARRTFDPEAAAELTAETFASALAARGRFRPRGGGAEAWLYGIARHQLAHFFRRGAVDARARQRIGLPEQEVSDADYERIEELVDFDQVRRAVADAFSLLSDEQREAVTLRVVEGRPYAEVAEALVCTEQAARARVSRGLKRLSGLLEGQVPELGAKGT